A stretch of DNA from Deinococcus humi:
GGCTGTGCTGTTGTAGGTGGCACCGACACCCCCTTGCACGTCGCAAAAAGCGTCTGTTGGCGCCATAGAACGCATACCGACACATGCGGTCAACAGTAGCGGAAGGACACCCAGGGGAGGAAAAGAGACACGCATCTCGTGATTTTAGTGACTGAAGGTCATTCACCGTGCTGCATTCTTGCCCACGGGCGAGGGAGCCGTCCGACGCCTTGCAAGTACCGGTCAATCCCTCTTCGGGGTCATTGAGTGCGCCTCTCCAACTGCTCTTGCGCTGCCGACCTGCGACTCCCGCCACCCCGGAGGCGGGACGTTCTCACCCCATGTTCAGGTGCGGCTGCTGATTCACCCCCAGCACCTGCACCCGGGCCTGTGACCGATTGAACTTGATCGTTGTGAAGCCCGTGTCGCCAAACGCGAACCATACCTGGTCACTGCGAGTCAGTACGTGCAGCGCCGCATTCAGAATGCCGCCATGCGCCACCACCAGCACATGCCCATCCGGGCCGGTCACCAAACGTTCGAGGGCGGCGTCCGCTCGTCGGTGAAAGGCGGCCTCAGACTCCCCGCCGTCGGCTGTGAGTGGTTCAAAGCGCCCTCGCGCCGCGGGAATGGGATACCGGGCCAAGGCCTCGTCGCGGGCGAGGCCAGCCAGGGGGCCATTGTCGAATTCCATCCAGTCCGGGTCGACGTGCGGCACC
This window harbors:
- a CDS encoding histidine phosphatase family protein, with product MHITFLRHGRSLADDQDVHEGRYDSPLTDTGRSQAQHLATYWHAHPPGFDQLVCSPLARAYETARVIGAALSLVPHVDPDWMEFDNGPLAGLARDEALARYPIPAARGRFEPLTADGGESEAAFHRRADAALERLVTGPDGHVLVVAHGGILNAALHVLTRSDQVWFAFGDTGFTTIKFNRSQARVQVLGVNQQPHLNMG